A DNA window from Rossellomorea marisflavi contains the following coding sequences:
- a CDS encoding endonuclease/exonuclease/phosphatase family protein → MKLLTLNCHSWLEDNQWDKLGILADTIAEIEYDVISLQEVNQLISEEEAFIKKDNFALILLQELNKRGVTGYSFIWDYAHVGYDRFEEGAAILTRHPILEEHRFHVSSDEDPANWKTRKIIGITIPVHDEKVTFYSCHLGWWQDEEEPFMSQADRLFEKAAEPFFLMGDFNNDADTRGEGYDYLMKKGLWDTFHLAQKRDEGTTIQGDIAGWDGNDRGLRIDLILSSRKINVQSSAVIFNGTNRPIISDHYGVEVELDW, encoded by the coding sequence ATGAAGCTCCTCACCCTCAACTGCCACTCCTGGCTTGAAGACAATCAGTGGGATAAACTCGGAATCCTTGCCGATACCATCGCGGAAATAGAGTACGACGTCATCTCCCTGCAGGAGGTCAATCAGCTCATTTCCGAAGAGGAAGCGTTTATCAAAAAAGACAACTTTGCTCTGATCCTCCTCCAAGAGTTGAACAAACGCGGGGTCACCGGATACTCATTCATTTGGGACTATGCCCATGTCGGGTATGACCGCTTTGAAGAAGGCGCAGCGATTCTGACCCGGCATCCCATTCTGGAAGAGCACCGATTCCATGTTTCAAGTGATGAAGATCCTGCCAACTGGAAAACCCGTAAAATCATCGGGATCACCATCCCCGTTCACGATGAAAAGGTCACCTTCTACTCCTGCCATCTTGGATGGTGGCAGGATGAAGAGGAACCATTCATGAGCCAGGCTGACCGTCTCTTTGAAAAGGCAGCCGAACCCTTCTTCCTCATGGGTGACTTCAACAACGATGCCGACACACGTGGTGAAGGCTATGACTATCTTATGAAAAAAGGGCTGTGGGACACCTTCCATCTTGCCCAAAAGCGAGACGAAGGCACTACCATCCAAGGCGATATTGCCGGATGGGACGGGAATGATAGAGGCTTGAGGATCGACCTCATCCTCTCCAGCCGCAAGATCAACGTCCAATCTTCCGCTGTCATCTTCAATGGAACCAACCGCCCGATCATTTCCGACCACTACGGGGTTGAAGTGGAACTGGATTGGTGA
- a CDS encoding PTS transporter subunit IIBC has protein sequence MKNLLSFDFWQKFGKALLVVVAVMPAAGIMISIGKLIGMTGGDLVLVQTIARVLEDIGWGIITNLHILFAVAIGGSWAKERAGGAFAALIAFVLINRITGAIFGVNADMLADPEATISSLFGQTLVVSDYFTSVLGAPALNMGVFVGIISGFLGANLFNRFYNYDKLPDALSFFNGKRFVPFVVIAGSIVTAIVMSIVWPFIQGLLNDFGQWIATSRDTAPIVAPFIFGALERLLLPFGLHHMLTVPMNYTELGGTYTILTGSGQGSTVAGQDPLWLAWIADLNNFLSAGDTASYKQLLGDVTPARFKVGQMILSTASLIGIAYAMYRNVDKDKKKKYKSMFLSAGLAVFLTGVTEPIEFMFMFAAPLLYVVYAIMTGLAFAIVDLIHIRVHSFGFIELLTRTPMIVKAGLWLDLVNFFIACLVFFGLNFGVANFLIKRFNFPTPGRNGNYIEDDATQAQGTVKKDSVAPKVVALLGGESNIVDVDACMTRLRVTVKDPSLVGSEQEWKANGALGLITKDKGVQAIYGPKADVIKSDIQDMLGA, from the coding sequence ATGAAGAATTTATTGTCTTTTGATTTCTGGCAGAAGTTCGGTAAGGCCCTTCTCGTCGTAGTGGCCGTCATGCCGGCTGCCGGAATCATGATCTCCATCGGGAAGCTGATCGGCATGACGGGCGGAGACTTGGTTTTAGTGCAAACGATTGCAAGAGTACTTGAGGACATCGGATGGGGAATCATCACCAACCTGCATATCCTCTTCGCCGTCGCCATAGGGGGATCGTGGGCGAAAGAGCGTGCCGGCGGTGCTTTCGCTGCCCTTATCGCCTTCGTATTGATCAACCGGATCACCGGTGCCATCTTCGGCGTCAATGCCGATATGCTTGCGGATCCTGAAGCGACGATTTCGTCCCTGTTCGGTCAGACGCTCGTCGTTTCCGACTATTTCACTTCGGTCCTCGGGGCACCTGCCCTCAATATGGGCGTATTCGTCGGAATCATTTCCGGTTTCCTGGGAGCCAACCTCTTCAACCGATTCTATAATTATGACAAACTTCCGGATGCCCTTTCTTTCTTCAACGGAAAGCGTTTCGTACCGTTCGTCGTGATTGCGGGTTCCATTGTAACCGCTATCGTCATGTCCATCGTCTGGCCGTTCATCCAGGGTCTCCTGAATGACTTCGGTCAATGGATCGCCACATCACGGGATACGGCACCGATCGTTGCTCCATTCATCTTCGGGGCACTCGAGCGTCTGCTGCTTCCTTTCGGTCTTCACCATATGCTCACCGTGCCGATGAACTACACAGAGCTTGGCGGGACATACACCATCCTTACAGGCTCAGGCCAAGGATCTACGGTCGCAGGTCAAGACCCGCTGTGGCTCGCTTGGATCGCCGATTTGAACAACTTCCTATCCGCCGGAGACACAGCAAGCTACAAACAGCTTCTTGGCGACGTAACACCGGCCCGTTTCAAAGTCGGTCAGATGATCCTGTCCACTGCATCCCTCATCGGTATCGCCTATGCCATGTACCGCAATGTGGATAAAGATAAGAAGAAAAAGTACAAATCCATGTTCCTATCTGCAGGACTTGCTGTATTCCTGACAGGTGTCACAGAGCCAATCGAATTCATGTTCATGTTCGCTGCTCCGCTTCTTTATGTGGTATACGCTATCATGACAGGACTTGCCTTTGCCATCGTGGATTTGATCCACATCCGTGTCCACTCCTTCGGATTCATCGAGCTCCTCACCAGGACGCCGATGATCGTGAAAGCCGGACTCTGGCTCGACCTTGTGAATTTCTTCATCGCCTGTCTCGTATTCTTCGGACTGAACTTCGGCGTGGCGAACTTCCTGATCAAACGCTTCAACTTCCCTACACCAGGACGAAACGGCAACTATATCGAGGATGATGCCACTCAGGCTCAAGGTACAGTCAAAAAAGATTCCGTCGCTCCGAAAGTAGTCGCACTACTCGGAGGCGAAAGCAACATCGTCGACGTGGATGCGTGCATGACGCGCCTTCGTGTCACCGTAAAAGACCCTAGCCTGGTCGGTTCAGAACAGGAATGGAAAGCAAACGGGGCCCTCGGCCTTATCACAAAGGACAAAGGCGTCCAGGCCATCTACGGACCGAAAGCCGATGTCATCAAATCCGATATCCAGGATATGCTGGGGGCGTAA